Proteins encoded in a region of the Rutidosis leptorrhynchoides isolate AG116_Rl617_1_P2 chromosome 9, CSIRO_AGI_Rlap_v1, whole genome shotgun sequence genome:
- the LOC139868080 gene encoding uncharacterized protein encodes MGFAKVQLYSKTKIRKVRRDDYNMGPSIFSVSEAVEKNHVLAFKGKWVGKDKETIIVNVYGPHKEEEKNRMWECLVNLMTYPNVDWVLGGDFNEVRYQSERLNTEFNERWAKYFNTFIENNRLVDIPLLGKRFTRISDNGKKFSKIDRFLVTDQFLELWGDVSALALDRHTSDHCPIVLRDKNMDFGPKPFKLFDIWLESVEVENIITDAWRKEVEIEDLQIDVTVLEEKAKLNVLSDLEREASLDRRVRWLKKQKDESDMLRQKAKLKWAADRDKNTAYFHASIRRSYNKTSIRGLNINGIWDEKPSSIKREVFKYYSKLFMAKHSFKPNYDSINTLHFNKITEHESNALEAPFSEKEIWDAISNCEPSKAPGLMVLT; translated from the exons ATGGGGTTCGCCAAAGTTCAACTTTATTCAAAAACTAAAATTCGAAAAGTTAGGAGGGATGATTACAATATGGGACCGAGCATTTTTTCGGTCAGTGAAGCGGTGGAAAAAAATCATGTGTTAGCCTTCAAAGGTAAGTGGGTTGGAAAAGATAAAGAAACGATTATAGTAAACGTGTACGGTCCAcacaaagaagaagaaaaaaatagaaTGTGGGAGTGTCTTGTTAATCTAATGACATACCCAAACGTTGATTGGGTGCTCGGAGGAGATTTCAATGAGGTAAGATATCAAAGTGAAAGGCTTAATACCGAGTTCAACGAGAGATGGGCAAAATACTTCAACACGTTCATTGAAAACAATCGCCTAGTAGATATCCCATTACTAGGAAAAAGATTCACAAGAATCAGCGACAATGGAAAGAAATTTAGTAAAATAGATCGCTTCCTAGTTACGGATCAATTCCTAGAATTGTGGGGTGATGTCTCGGCATTGGCTCTGGACAGGCACACGTCGGATCACTGCCCAATAGTACTTAGGGATAAAAACATGGATTTCGGCCCAAAACCTTTTAAGCTTTTTGATATATGGCTGGAATCAGTGGAAGTTGAAAATATCATAACGGATGCTTGGAGAAAAGAAGTT GAAATTGAAGATCTCCAAATAGATGTAACAGTGTTAGAAGAAAAAGCGAAATTGAATGTTTTATCTGACCTAGAACGAGAGGCATCGTTGGATAGGCGGGTCAGATGGTTAAAAAAGCAAAAAGACGAAAGCGACATGTTAAGACAAAAGGCCAAATTAAAATGGGCAGCAGACAGAGACAAGAATACGGCTTATTTTCATGCTTCAATTCGCCGAAGCTATAATAAAACGTCCATCAGAGGACTCAACATCAATGGTATATGGGATGAGAAGCCGAGTTCGATCAAAAGAGAAGTCTTTAAATACTACAGTAAGCTATTTATGGCTAAACATTCCTTCAAGCCAAATTATGATTCGATAAACACGCTTCATTTCAATAAGATCACAGAACATGAGTCGAATGCACTTGAAGCCCCATTTTCTGAAAAAGAAATATGGGATGCGATAAGCAATTGTGAACCATCTAAGGCGCCGGGTCTGATGGTTTTAACCTAA
- the LOC139868079 gene encoding uncharacterized protein, whose product MHFGKKWINWIRACLSSASISVLVNESPTEEFALDRAEGLSALIKSAIDTSLFKGIEVGKDKVLVSHLQYADDTILFGEWKEMASDSGVGLAIFLFHILDC is encoded by the exons ATGCATTTTGGAAAGAAATGGATAAATTGGATTAGAGCATGTCTATCATCTGCCTCAATCTCGGTGTTGGTTAACGAATCCCCAACCGAAGAATTTGCACTCGATAGAG CAGAGGGTCTAAGTGCACTAATAAAGAGTGCAATCGATACAAGCCTCTTCAAAGGAATAGAAGTTGGAAAAGATAAAGTTCTTGTCTCCCATTTGCAATACGCTGATGACACTATCCTTTTCGGGGAATGGA AGGAAATGGCTAGTGATTCGGGTGTCGGGTTGGCAATCTTCCTTTTTCATATCTTGGATTGCTAA